From the genome of Halostella litorea:
TGAGCAGCTCAATCCGAATCTCCGACGAGACGAAGAAAAAACTCGAATTAGTAAAACAGGATGACGAGACGTTCGACGAACTCCTTGATAGACTTGCTACAACGGAGAAGGACATTAAGGAGAAAGGCGGGTTCGCTGACGACAGCGTGGTCGCAGATATGGAGCAAGCTCGTAACGAGATGAATCAGTCACTCGAGGAACGTTCCAATCAGCAGGCATGATCTGCCTGGACAACGACATTTTCAGCCGTTACGCATCTGAAAAACCGTATCCTGCTGTCGATCAATACCTCACAGAGCATTCTGAAGAGGCTTGGATTCTTCCTTCGATGGTTCTCTTCGAGTATCTCAAACGGTATGACTCCCACAACACCATTCAAACTCATCGGCAAAATGCAGAACAATCTGTCAATGCCGTTGCTGATCTGAGTGCGGATGTCGCAACCGAAGCGGCGAATATCCAAGCGAGACTTGCAACAGCAAATACCAGTTTAGACCTCGCAGACCTACTGATCGCCGCGACTGCACGAGAATATGGTGCGACCCTCGCAACAGCAAATAAGAATGATTTTGACAAACGAGCCGTCCACGAGTTGATAGACATCGATATCGTGGATGTAGGTGGGGGGTGAGCCCTATTCCATAGATTAGACTACAGCTATTCCTATAGAGAATACTATAGCCCCTTTGTGGCCTGTTTCCGGGCCGCTTCCCGGACAGCCTCGAATTGATCCGGTGCTGCCTCCTGAAACCCCAGCCGAAGAGCTAATCGAAGTACGTCGCTTCTGTCAGGCTCGCTTTCATCGAGGCCGAGGCGCTGTTGGAGTGCGTGGCCGACGTCCTCCATCCGGTCAGGGTTCTCCTCCAGGGCCCGTACGAACGCGGCGAGGTGGCCGTCCCACACGCTCACCGTCTTTTGCTGCTCCCCGGCGTCGATCGCTTCGAGCTCGGCCAGAATGTCTTCAACGAGTGCCTGTTTCTCTTGCTCAGTTGCGGCTTCGTCGATCCGGTCACCCTGCTCTGTCTGTTTTCGGAGTTCGGCGAGGTCGTCGTCTTCAGACATCGTCCTCACCTCCCAGACGGTCCACCAACGTGTCTGCAGCACCGAGGTACGCCTCGCGGGCGTGTTCCGCCGTACTGGATGGCTCTTCGAGAGCAAATGCCGTCATGCCTCGCTGAGCGGCATTCCTGATGTCCTGTGAGTACGGTACGTAATCAGGAGCGATAGCGTCGGGATACTCATCTTGGAACGCAGCGAGGTACTCTTCAGCGAGGTTGGTACGAGTGTCCACCTTGTTCGGCAGCACCAGTGCCAGCTCGATCTCCACCTCGAAGTTCGCAGCGATCTTCTCCAGGTCCCGACGAAGGGCGTCAGCCTGTTCGGCTTCGAATGGGCCCATCTCAACTGGTGTGATCGCGTGGCCTGCTGCCCAAAGCCCGTTGTATGAAACGTTGTTCGTCATCCCCGGGAGGTCAATGAGCACGACGTCGTAGCCGAGCGGATCCACGTACTCGTCAAGAAATTCCTCCAGCCGGCTGTACCGCTGCCGGGCGTCATCGATGTTGCCGAGCTCCGAATCCAGGGTGTCGAGCCCTGGGTGTGCAGGGATAAGATCCACACCCTCGTCAGTCTCAACGACGAGGTCGGCGACCGGGTCCTCGCCCAACTTCTCGGCGATAGTGCCCCACGCATCGTCGAACACCGTACTAATGTTCGGCCAAGCTTCGTCCTGTTCGATTTCCTCTTGGTAGTCTTCCCACACGCCGAAGTGTTTGGCCAGGTCACCCTGCTTCCCTGCGAGGTCGATTAGGAGTACATCGTTGCCTCGCTGTTCGAGCGCCACGCCGAGGTGTGCTACTGTCGTCGTCTTGCCGGTCCCTCCTTTATCGAGAAACGCAGCTGCGCGGTGTGTTTGGTCCATGGTTGCCTCTATAGTATCTCCTATAGGATTATCTGTAGGTATAAATCTATGTCAGACACCGCGGGGATTATCGTATGGAATGGTCGTAGGGGGTTTCCAGTATAGGAATGTCTATAGCCTTTCCTATAGGTGCGAATCGCCCTCGTCGTCCTGGAGGAACCCGCGCGGGTCATCAGCGTCCATCATCTCCTCAACCTCCTCGGCCGTCTCGCTGGCCTGGATGTGTGAGTAGGACTTGTGCGTTGTCCGCAGGTCGTTGTGACGGAGCGCTGACTGTGCCAGTCGCGGGTTCTCCCGGTAGAGTTCGTCGCCGAGACCACGACGGGCGGCGTGGAACTTCGGTCGCTCACCGTCGATGTGGAGGCCGTACTCGTCTACGAAGTCGTGCCAGAAGCCATATCTGAATCCTGAACCCGTCAATGACGGAGGGATCAGTGTTTCCTCTCGGAACACCTCGTAGATGTCCCGACCCTCCAGGAGTTCTTCGCGGTCGGCCTCGTCGAGGCCGCGGTCGGCCAGCTGCTGATGCGCCTCGGTGTACAGATGCGGCGGGGACCCGGACGGGAACACCGGCCACTGGTCGCTGGCCGGTTCTACGATCTGTCTGTATTCGTCGAGAACGGCAGCTGCTGGCGACGGGAGTTGCATGGCCTCGTACTCCCGGTTCTTTCCGAACACTCGGATCGCGCCCTCGTCCAGGTCCACGTCGGTCCAGCGGATGCCGTTGCGCTCTTCGTCTCTCGATGACGCGACGGTTTCGGTGATGCGAGACCCGGTGTAGCTGAGCACATACGTGAGCGAGCGGTTTCGGAAGGACGGAGCCCACCCGTTGCTGTCGATCTCGTCCATCGCGTCGGCGGCCTGGTCGTCAACTGCGTCGAGGATGGCCTCCCTGTCCTCCCGGTCCCAGAACTGCTGTGTCGTCTCCTGATTCGGTTCCGGGAGTGGTTCTTCGGCGCGGCGTTTCGCGGCCGGGTTCTCGTCGATCATCTCGTCGCGGACGCAGAAACTGAGCCACGCGCGGAACGATTCGTAGTAGGTCACCGAGGTCGATTTAGCGATCTCTCCTTCGTCCACGCACCGTTTGAGTTCTTTCGCAAACTCCCGACAGTCCCGGACGGTGATGTCACCGACCGTAGTGACGCGTCGGTCCTTCAGGAAGGGACCTGCTCTGCTGAACATCGTGCGAACGCTTGTCTCGTACGATGGGGTCCCGACGAAGGTCGTGTACTCGTCAACGGCGTCGTCAAGCTCCATATTCCGATTTCTCCGTGGCTTCATTGCGTGGTACTAACCATTTGCCACTTAAGGAACTCTGCCTCTCAGCGAGTCGGCGCGGGCACCGTTGTACCATATCAGATACTATCTCAGTTTTCTTAATAGTTGTACGCATTTCTACCCGGTTTGCATTAGCGTACCAATACATTCCGAACGCCGTCCTTCGGTTATCCAAATACCCGAGTCCCTCCGCTATGTGGCGATTTCTATGTAATTGTGTAGAGGTGTGGAGTTGTCACAAAAGTAGAGTAGCTATCTAAGTTCATACATTAGCCATAACCCACCAGATGAGTTATGTGTGTGCAAGAGCGATTTCTTCCCAGTAGCAACCGATTTACCCTCGCCGAATCGGGGACGAGAGCGCGCAAGAGGCGGAGCTGTCGCTGTCCGCCACAACGGAATCCTCGAAACCGCTGGACTGCGAGGGGTCAGGCCGGGACGAGTCCGTCCTCCGTCTCCATGATCAGACCCTTCTCGCTGACAGCGTACTCCAGGGCTTTCTTCGCCCGATCGGGCTCCATGAGGTCCTGCTCTGCTGACGCCGCGACGACGAGGTCGTTCTCCTCCATGGGGACGCCGCGCTGCTCCAGGAGGTCAACGAGACGGCGGACGTCAGCCAGCATCCCCTCCGCATCGTCCGGGACGCTGCTGGTGGTTTCGTCGTCCTCGACGTCCACCTGGCCGCCGTCTGCTTCTGCCTCCTGGTCGGACTCAGCCAGTTGGTTCTGGTCCTCCTCAGTGTCCGCGCTCCCGGTAGCGCCCGCGCCGATTTGTGCGCGTTCAATCCGGGTGTCTGACCCGACGACCAACTGAAGTTTATCGTCGTACTGGCCGGTCTCCGCCCCCTTCACGTGCAGTGCGTCAGGCTCGAACCGGCCGGTCGAGTCGTACATCTCCGGGATGTCTTCCTCGTCCCACACGACCAACTCGGCTTCTCCGGTCTCGTCCGACAACGTCGCCGTCCACGCCGGACTTCCGTCGTCCCGCGTGTTTCGACCGTCCCACTTCCCGAACTCCACTTCTCCAACCGTCGAAGCTATATCCTGGCTACTCGGGTCGATCTCACCGATCGGGACCGGCGCGGGGTGATCCGGTTGCTCGCTACCACGCTCGTTTGCGTCGGACTCCTGGTTCGTGTAACTCTCAGGCGCGTACATCAACGCCTCTTCTTTGAACGTCACGTT
Proteins encoded in this window:
- a CDS encoding ParA family protein produces the protein MDQTHRAAAFLDKGGTGKTTTVAHLGVALEQRGNDVLLIDLAGKQGDLAKHFGVWEDYQEEIEQDEAWPNISTVFDDAWGTIAEKLGEDPVADLVVETDEGVDLIPAHPGLDTLDSELGNIDDARQRYSRLEEFLDEYVDPLGYDVVLIDLPGMTNNVSYNGLWAAGHAITPVEMGPFEAEQADALRRDLEKIAANFEVEIELALVLPNKVDTRTNLAEEYLAAFQDEYPDAIAPDYVPYSQDIRNAAQRGMTAFALEEPSSTAEHAREAYLGAADTLVDRLGGEDDV
- a CDS encoding tyrosine-type recombinase/integrase gives rise to the protein MELDDAVDEYTTFVGTPSYETSVRTMFSRAGPFLKDRRVTTVGDITVRDCREFAKELKRCVDEGEIAKSTSVTYYESFRAWLSFCVRDEMIDENPAAKRRAEEPLPEPNQETTQQFWDREDREAILDAVDDQAADAMDEIDSNGWAPSFRNRSLTYVLSYTGSRITETVASSRDEERNGIRWTDVDLDEGAIRVFGKNREYEAMQLPSPAAAVLDEYRQIVEPASDQWPVFPSGSPPHLYTEAHQQLADRGLDEADREELLEGRDIYEVFREETLIPPSLTGSGFRYGFWHDFVDEYGLHIDGERPKFHAARRGLGDELYRENPRLAQSALRHNDLRTTHKSYSHIQASETAEEVEEMMDADDPRGFLQDDEGDSHL
- a CDS encoding DUF7557 family protein → MSSSIRISDETKKKLELVKQDDETFDELLDRLATTEKDIKEKGGFADDSVVADMEQARNEMNQSLEERSNQQA
- a CDS encoding type II toxin-antitoxin system VapC family toxin, yielding MICLDNDIFSRYASEKPYPAVDQYLTEHSEEAWILPSMVLFEYLKRYDSHNTIQTHRQNAEQSVNAVADLSADVATEAANIQARLATANTSLDLADLLIAATAREYGATLATANKNDFDKRAVHELIDIDIVDVGGG